A window of the Sphingomonas piscis genome harbors these coding sequences:
- a CDS encoding DUF3597 domain-containing protein produces MSIFGKIKDAIFGKKAAPAPETTSKAPAGGGTTTTAPAPTAQPQAQVDVEQVLNGIAASKGNPDLNWRTSIVDLMKLLDMDSSLGNRKELATELGYTGDKDGSAEMNIWLHKEVMRQLAANGGKVPASMMD; encoded by the coding sequence ATGAGCATTTTCGGCAAGATCAAGGACGCGATTTTCGGCAAGAAGGCTGCCCCGGCTCCGGAAACCACGTCAAAGGCTCCCGCAGGCGGCGGCACGACGACAACGGCTCCGGCCCCGACCGCTCAGCCGCAGGCGCAAGTTGATGTCGAGCAAGTGCTGAACGGGATCGCTGCCTCGAAAGGCAACCCCGATCTCAACTGGCGGACTTCCATCGTCGACCTGATGAAGCTGCTGGACATGGATTCGAGCCTGGGCAACCGCAAAGAGCTTGCAACTGAGCTAGGTTATACCGGCGACAAAGACGGCAGCGCGGAAATGAACATCTGGCTGCACAAGGAGGTTATGCGGCAGCTCGCTGCCAACGGCGGCAAGGTGCCGGCCAGCATGATGGACTAA